A portion of the Stigmatella aurantiaca DW4/3-1 genome contains these proteins:
- a CDS encoding GH92 family glycosyl hydrolase, which produces MLWPLWTPQALAATPPSDYVNALRGSNSGGAYSRGNTFPAAAVPFGFNFWTPMTDANSKSWIYDYTRSAIQAFTISHMPSPWMSDRQTFQVMPQSGAVTVDRAARGAAFSHANETAKAHHYSVKFNSGLQTEIAPTDHGASWQFTFPGTASYLLFDTADGIGGSISIDRTNGVVSGYTDHSTGWGPAPRMFFYAKFSKAITDSLNVTGQRAVTSWIRFNTFAGEKVTMSIATSFISVAQAQSNLAQEIGTKSFDTVKQEAQSAWDSVLGKIEVEGATEDQKTILYSNLYRAFLYPNSAWENVGGTPSYASPYASGHPVKTGKVYVNNGFWDTYRTTWPLYTLLIPNKTGEMLDGFVNGYKDGGWVTRWSAPGYANIMVGTNSDVIFADAYLKGVRNFDVPAAYDSMLRNAATYSSDPARGRKGMNRSVFLGYTPQDVVGESTSWSLEGYLNDFGIAQLAQALGKTEDAQYYLNRSLNYVNLFSPSVGFFRGKNANGTWRTSDADFKANRWGCEYTEGNAWHYSVLAPQDGLGLANLYSGKSGLANKIDALFAAPRDYDVGCYGGVIHEMKEGYDVNMGQYAHSNQPVHHTLYMYSYAGTPWRIQERVRNILNTQYQSGLINGGYGYLGDEDNGELSAWYLFSAMGFYPVSMGRPEYAIGAPFFTKMTVHLENGANLVINAPNVSDTNRYIQSVTLNGQPYTRNYLPHSALANGATLQFTMGPSATNWGSASSDLPPSITTGSSIAQPLADVARGGMVSASADNAASSEGAAQGFDDNSLTKWLAFQSTPWIRYQLSGGAKTVKMYTLTSANDFPGRDPKSWSLQASNDGSSWVTLDTRTGQDFPWRYQTRAFALNNNTPYSHYRLQINETHGDSITQLAEIELLGR; this is translated from the coding sequence TTGCTGTGGCCACTCTGGACACCGCAGGCACTGGCCGCCACGCCCCCTTCGGACTACGTGAACGCGCTGCGCGGGAGTAATTCCGGCGGTGCGTACTCCCGGGGCAACACGTTCCCGGCGGCAGCGGTGCCCTTCGGCTTCAACTTCTGGACGCCGATGACCGATGCGAACTCGAAGAGCTGGATCTACGACTACACCCGGAGCGCGATCCAGGCCTTCACCATCAGCCACATGCCGAGCCCCTGGATGAGCGATCGCCAGACGTTCCAGGTCATGCCCCAGTCGGGCGCGGTGACCGTGGATCGCGCGGCCCGGGGCGCGGCCTTCAGCCACGCGAACGAAACGGCCAAGGCGCACCACTACAGCGTGAAGTTCAACAGCGGCCTCCAGACCGAGATCGCTCCGACGGACCACGGGGCGTCCTGGCAGTTCACCTTTCCGGGCACGGCGTCCTACCTGCTGTTCGACACCGCGGACGGCATCGGCGGCTCGATCTCCATCGACCGGACCAACGGCGTCGTCTCTGGCTACACGGACCACTCGACCGGCTGGGGCCCCGCGCCCCGCATGTTCTTCTACGCGAAGTTCAGCAAGGCGATCACGGACTCGCTGAACGTGACGGGCCAGCGTGCCGTCACCTCGTGGATCCGCTTCAACACCTTCGCGGGCGAGAAGGTGACGATGTCGATCGCCACGTCCTTCATCAGCGTGGCCCAGGCACAGTCCAACCTCGCGCAGGAGATCGGCACCAAGAGCTTCGACACCGTCAAGCAGGAAGCCCAAAGCGCCTGGGACAGCGTGCTGGGCAAGATTGAGGTGGAGGGCGCCACGGAGGATCAGAAGACCATCCTCTACTCCAACCTGTACCGGGCCTTCTTGTACCCGAACTCCGCCTGGGAGAACGTGGGCGGCACGCCCAGCTACGCCAGCCCGTACGCGAGCGGCCACCCGGTGAAGACCGGCAAGGTCTACGTCAACAACGGCTTCTGGGACACGTACCGGACCACCTGGCCGCTGTACACGCTGCTCATCCCCAACAAGACCGGCGAGATGCTCGACGGGTTCGTCAACGGCTACAAAGACGGAGGGTGGGTCACGCGCTGGTCCGCGCCCGGATACGCCAACATCATGGTGGGGACCAACTCGGACGTCATCTTCGCCGACGCCTACCTGAAGGGCGTGCGCAACTTCGACGTCCCCGCCGCGTACGACTCGATGCTGCGCAACGCGGCGACCTACAGCAGCGATCCGGCCCGGGGCCGCAAGGGCATGAACCGCTCCGTCTTCCTGGGCTACACTCCGCAAGACGTGGTGGGCGAGTCGACGTCCTGGTCCCTGGAGGGCTACCTCAATGACTTCGGCATCGCCCAGCTGGCCCAGGCCCTGGGCAAGACCGAAGACGCCCAGTACTACCTGAACCGCTCCCTGAACTACGTCAACCTCTTCTCGCCTTCCGTGGGGTTCTTCCGCGGCAAGAACGCGAACGGCACCTGGCGGACCTCCGACGCGGACTTCAAGGCGAACCGGTGGGGCTGCGAGTACACCGAGGGCAACGCGTGGCACTACAGCGTGCTCGCGCCCCAGGACGGCCTGGGGCTGGCCAACCTCTATTCGGGCAAGAGCGGCCTGGCCAACAAGATCGATGCCTTGTTCGCGGCGCCCCGCGACTACGACGTGGGCTGCTACGGCGGCGTCATCCACGAGATGAAGGAGGGGTACGACGTGAACATGGGGCAGTACGCCCACTCCAACCAGCCCGTGCACCACACGCTCTACATGTACAGCTACGCGGGCACCCCCTGGCGGATCCAGGAGCGTGTCCGGAACATCCTCAACACCCAGTACCAGTCGGGCCTCATCAACGGCGGGTACGGCTACCTGGGCGACGAGGACAACGGGGAGCTGTCGGCGTGGTACCTCTTCAGCGCGATGGGCTTCTACCCCGTCAGCATGGGCCGGCCGGAGTATGCGATCGGCGCGCCGTTCTTCACGAAGATGACCGTCCACCTGGAGAACGGGGCGAACCTCGTCATCAACGCCCCGAACGTCAGCGACACGAACCGCTACATCCAGAGCGTGACCCTGAACGGCCAGCCCTATACCCGGAACTACCTGCCGCACAGCGCGCTCGCGAACGGCGCCACGCTCCAGTTCACGATGGGCCCCTCGGCCACCAACTGGGGCTCGGCCAGCAGCGATCTGCCCCCCTCCATCACCACGGGCTCTTCCATCGCGCAGCCGCTGGCCGATGTCGCCCGGGGCGGCATGGTCTCCGCCAGCGCGGACAACGCGGCGAGCAGCGAGGGCGCCGCGCAGGGCTTCGACGACAACTCGCTGACGAAGTGGCTCGCCTTCCAGTCCACGCCGTGGATCCGCTACCAGCTCTCGGGCGGGGCCAAGACGGTCAAGATGTACACCCTGACGTCCGCCAATGACTTTCCAGGCAGGGATCCGAAGAGCTGGTCGCTTCAGGCCTCCAACGATGGCTCTTCCTGGGTCACCCTGGATACACGGACAGGACAGGACTTCCCGTGGCGATACCAGACACGCGCATTCGCGCTGAACAACAACACGCCCTACAGTCACTACCGGCTGCAGATCAACGAGACCCACGGCGACTCGATCACCCAGCTGGCGGAGATCGAGCTGCTCGGGAGGTAG
- a CDS encoding siderophore-interacting protein, producing the protein MASVKAIIGSALGRFVFHDASVVGIRDVAPRFRRVDLEGPALQGIRWEAGDKVQVFLPETGMRTYTPLSWDAQKGATAFLIYLHGEAPGAVWGRTLQQGTRVQFFGPRRSVSLGDSSAPLLFFGDETSFGVAHALKQAHAQRDLTCVFEVTRRADCAEALREFGFEDSDVERSAGDAHLAEVHERLKGVLQARKEARLVLTGKAQSIQALRARLRSEGLPSPTQVKAYWSVGKTGLD; encoded by the coding sequence ATGGCATCCGTGAAAGCAATCATCGGAAGCGCGCTGGGACGGTTTGTTTTCCATGACGCCTCCGTGGTGGGCATCCGCGACGTGGCACCCCGGTTTCGGCGGGTCGACCTTGAGGGCCCGGCGCTCCAGGGCATCCGCTGGGAAGCAGGCGACAAGGTCCAGGTCTTCCTGCCCGAGACCGGCATGCGGACCTACACGCCCCTTTCCTGGGACGCGCAAAAGGGCGCCACGGCGTTCCTCATCTACCTCCACGGAGAGGCCCCGGGAGCGGTGTGGGGACGGACACTCCAGCAAGGCACGCGGGTCCAGTTCTTTGGGCCCCGGCGCTCCGTGTCCCTGGGCGATTCCTCCGCGCCCCTCCTCTTCTTCGGGGACGAGACCTCGTTCGGGGTGGCCCATGCGCTCAAGCAGGCCCACGCCCAGCGCGACCTGACGTGCGTCTTTGAAGTCACGCGGCGCGCCGACTGCGCGGAGGCGCTGCGCGAGTTCGGCTTCGAGGACTCGGACGTCGAACGCTCGGCGGGCGACGCGCACCTGGCCGAGGTCCACGAGCGGCTCAAAGGCGTGCTCCAGGCGCGCAAGGAGGCCCGTCTGGTACTGACGGGCAAGGCCCAGTCCATCCAAGCCCTCCGGGCGCGGCTTCGGTCCGAGGGCCTCCCCTCTCCCACCCAGGTCAAGGCGTATTGGTCTGTCGGGAAAACAGGTTTGGATTGA
- a CDS encoding sugar ABC transporter substrate-binding protein has translation MIRSTVFRMSSSALLAGLMLVGTGCKSEKKSETGGDTAAKPAAPQELTIALLLPESKTMRYESFDRPYFEQKVRQLCSECKIIYSNADQDASKQQNQAEAALTNGAKVLVLDPVDSLSVVSVVARARQSKIPVVSYDRLILNADVDYYISFDNEKIGQLQGQALVDKLKADGKDKGTIVVINGSPTDNNAKLYKNGAHSVIDGSGLVIGAEYDTPDWSPDKAQQQMEQAITKLGKSAIAGVYAANDGMAGGAIAAMKAAGFNPLPPVTGQDSELAAIQRVVAGEQYMTIYKAMKMEAEAAAEVAVALARGGQPSADKVNGKVNNGMKDVPSILLTAGTVTKDNVKSTVVADGFWKAEQICEGAYKDACAAAQVQ, from the coding sequence ATGATTCGATCCACTGTCTTCCGGATGAGCTCCTCGGCCCTGCTGGCCGGTCTGATGCTCGTGGGGACGGGTTGCAAGAGTGAGAAGAAGTCCGAGACCGGCGGAGACACCGCCGCGAAACCGGCGGCCCCGCAGGAGCTGACCATTGCCCTGCTGCTGCCCGAGTCGAAGACGATGCGCTATGAGTCCTTCGACCGCCCGTACTTCGAGCAGAAGGTCCGGCAGCTGTGCTCGGAATGTAAGATCATCTACAGCAACGCGGACCAAGACGCATCCAAGCAACAGAACCAAGCCGAGGCGGCGCTGACCAATGGCGCCAAGGTGCTGGTGCTCGATCCCGTGGACTCCCTGTCGGTGGTCTCCGTCGTGGCCCGCGCCCGTCAGTCGAAGATCCCGGTCGTCAGCTACGACCGCCTGATCCTCAACGCGGACGTCGACTACTACATCTCGTTCGACAACGAGAAGATCGGCCAGCTCCAGGGCCAGGCGCTGGTCGACAAGCTCAAGGCGGACGGCAAGGACAAGGGCACCATCGTGGTGATCAATGGCTCGCCCACGGACAACAACGCGAAGCTTTACAAGAACGGCGCGCACAGCGTCATCGACGGGAGCGGCCTGGTGATCGGGGCCGAGTACGACACGCCGGACTGGAGCCCCGACAAGGCCCAGCAGCAGATGGAGCAGGCCATCACCAAGCTGGGCAAGAGCGCCATCGCCGGCGTGTACGCGGCCAACGATGGCATGGCGGGCGGCGCGATCGCCGCGATGAAGGCCGCGGGATTCAACCCGCTGCCCCCCGTCACCGGCCAGGACTCGGAGCTGGCCGCGATCCAGCGCGTCGTCGCCGGAGAGCAGTACATGACCATCTACAAGGCGATGAAGATGGAAGCCGAGGCGGCCGCCGAGGTGGCGGTGGCGCTCGCGCGGGGTGGCCAACCCTCCGCCGACAAGGTCAACGGCAAGGTCAACAACGGCATGAAGGACGTGCCCTCCATTCTTCTGACCGCGGGCACGGTCACCAAGGACAACGTGAAGAGCACGGTGGTGGCCGACGGGTTCTGGAAGGCCGAGCAGATCTGCGAGGGAGCCTACAAGGACGCCTGCGCGGCGGCGCAGGTTCAGTAG
- a CDS encoding Stp1/IreP family PP2C-type Ser/Thr phosphatase: MALTTEAFGLTDVGRKRQHNEDAMLVDPALGLYIVADGMGGHAAGEVASARATEAVKQHIAANKHLLKDLASNPSQDSRAAAAALMEVAIQRACADIYRMAMADATKRGMGTTFVCLALSGNKGVIGHVGDSRVYLVRHGQCHRLTEDHTLVAAQLKAGTITKEQAASSQYRNVITRAVGIQESVQVDTLIVELAPGDVFILCSDGLHGYLEDEEMLPMVAGVAIADLPKRLIETANERGGKDNITAVVVKVAGDGAVASEETSEAQSRMEALRKIPLFRHLTYKEQTAVLSIATTRTFPAGREIVVEGQPGEELFVVIRGRVVIEKNGVEIAELRAGGHFGEMGLIDNAPRSATVRATEPTRTMVIARPDLMSLMKRESILAVKMLWSFVQVLSDRLRATNSELSEARQELAVAQAIQPFAEE; encoded by the coding sequence TTGGCCTTGACCACAGAAGCATTCGGTTTGACCGACGTCGGCCGGAAGCGCCAGCACAACGAAGATGCGATGTTGGTGGACCCAGCGCTTGGTCTGTACATCGTCGCGGACGGCATGGGGGGGCACGCCGCGGGCGAGGTCGCCAGTGCGCGGGCCACCGAGGCGGTCAAGCAGCACATCGCCGCGAACAAGCACCTTCTGAAGGATCTGGCGAGCAACCCCTCCCAGGACAGTCGCGCGGCCGCCGCGGCCCTGATGGAAGTGGCCATCCAGCGCGCGTGCGCGGACATCTACCGGATGGCCATGGCGGACGCGACCAAGCGCGGCATGGGCACCACGTTCGTGTGCCTGGCGCTCAGCGGCAACAAGGGCGTCATCGGCCACGTGGGAGATTCGCGGGTGTACCTGGTGCGGCACGGCCAATGTCACCGCCTGACCGAGGACCACACCCTGGTGGCCGCGCAGCTCAAGGCGGGCACCATCACCAAGGAGCAGGCGGCCAGCTCCCAGTACCGCAACGTCATCACCCGCGCGGTGGGCATCCAGGAGTCTGTCCAGGTCGACACGCTCATCGTGGAGCTGGCGCCCGGAGACGTCTTCATCCTCTGCTCGGACGGCCTGCACGGCTATCTGGAGGACGAGGAGATGCTGCCCATGGTCGCCGGGGTGGCCATCGCGGACCTGCCCAAGCGGCTCATCGAGACGGCCAACGAGCGGGGTGGCAAGGACAACATCACCGCCGTGGTGGTGAAGGTGGCCGGGGATGGCGCCGTCGCCAGTGAGGAGACGAGCGAGGCGCAGTCGCGCATGGAGGCGCTGCGCAAGATTCCCCTGTTCCGGCACCTCACCTACAAGGAGCAGACGGCGGTGCTCTCCATCGCCACCACGCGCACGTTCCCCGCGGGGCGGGAGATCGTCGTGGAGGGCCAGCCGGGCGAGGAGTTGTTCGTCGTCATTCGCGGCCGGGTGGTCATCGAGAAGAACGGCGTGGAGATCGCCGAGCTGCGCGCTGGAGGGCACTTCGGAGAGATGGGGCTCATCGACAATGCGCCCCGCTCGGCCACGGTGCGCGCTACCGAGCCCACGCGGACGATGGTGATTGCCCGGCCCGACCTGATGAGCCTGATGAAGCGCGAGTCCATCCTCGCGGTGAAGATGCTCTGGAGCTTCGTGCAGGTGTTGTCGGACCGGCTGCGCGCGACGAACTCGGAGCTGAGCGAGGCCCGGCAGGAGCTGGCCGTCGCGCAGGCCATTCAGCCCTTCGCCGAGGAGTGA
- a CDS encoding transglycosylase SLT domain-containing protein yields MVECRRDAVMVLLVYAGALTGLPAWAQAPGEEATGEVLSEEQLEQLLDSPTEQPPDGDLSGESFGLEQLTSHFSQGTLAQARAEFSRGRYRRVRALLAREEPTLPVRFLSAQSAFQGKDFAAAAEEFAVLADAYGALREHCLLRSAQAYERLRRWELAAGQYRAVSVGSPLYPEARFSLARVLERQRDVTGALGALEELIQSRQSRGPDAVRMKALMKTCDLARKQGLYNVEHRALLEVWATHPMSREAENARRRLAGLPLPLKWRVRRGEALVELHHNVSAMELIDRVLPHVALPDPLACSAHLTYGRALRKERKHRQAIQVLTPVAQQCDSPEVRPQALYVLGYSQSVVDPETAISTYATLARDYPEHGYADDALFFEAWLEQRTFQPEVALAHYEEVARRYPAGNFASEALFRAFWLHQRAGAPAAALASLQAVEELPLVARTDEALWRARYWQARVLESQKNLEPALSAYERIATERPASWYGMLARSRLVTLSPDRLAAFKSPFQKAPAAVETIDEVPTELWPLSLGSLKRDARFAAGVELLRLGLPGAVEELLAVDHRSLSEEPARLVFQILQRSGRGWAARRVARTSLHEEVRGPLSPASRPIWEATWPLAYRSIIERQAKAARVDPDLLQGLIREESRFNPRARSSTGALGLAQLMPATAREVAASLQLPAVSEQVLFQPADNVRLGSAYLGQLLKRFGGNPAFAVAAYNAGPMAVERWQRALPQAELDEWVEHIAFEETREYVKRVLGSYSAYKLLYASEPPLLRIASPQMTGM; encoded by the coding sequence ATGGTCGAATGTCGTCGAGACGCGGTGATGGTGCTCCTGGTTTACGCAGGGGCACTGACGGGGCTTCCGGCATGGGCTCAGGCGCCGGGGGAAGAGGCCACGGGCGAGGTGCTCTCGGAAGAGCAACTGGAGCAATTGCTCGACTCGCCCACCGAGCAGCCCCCGGACGGAGATCTCTCCGGAGAGTCCTTCGGGCTGGAGCAGCTCACCTCGCACTTTTCACAGGGAACGCTGGCGCAGGCCCGGGCGGAGTTCAGCCGGGGCCGCTACCGCCGCGTGCGGGCGCTCCTCGCGCGGGAGGAACCCACGTTGCCGGTTCGCTTCCTGAGCGCGCAGAGCGCCTTTCAGGGAAAGGACTTCGCCGCCGCGGCCGAGGAGTTCGCCGTCCTGGCGGACGCATACGGGGCGCTGAGAGAGCACTGTCTGCTGCGGTCGGCCCAGGCCTATGAGCGGCTGCGGCGCTGGGAGCTCGCGGCGGGGCAGTACCGCGCCGTGAGCGTGGGCTCTCCTTTGTATCCCGAGGCGCGCTTCAGTCTGGCGCGGGTGCTCGAGCGCCAGCGCGACGTCACCGGGGCGCTGGGGGCGCTCGAGGAACTCATCCAGAGCCGCCAGAGCCGGGGGCCGGATGCCGTGCGCATGAAGGCGCTGATGAAGACCTGCGATCTGGCGCGCAAGCAGGGGCTCTACAACGTGGAGCACCGCGCGCTGCTGGAGGTGTGGGCCACCCATCCCATGTCGCGCGAGGCGGAGAATGCCCGGCGGCGGCTGGCGGGCCTGCCGCTGCCCCTCAAGTGGCGGGTGCGCCGGGGCGAGGCCCTCGTGGAGCTGCACCACAACGTCTCCGCCATGGAGCTGATCGACCGGGTGCTGCCCCATGTGGCCTTGCCGGACCCGCTGGCGTGCAGCGCGCACCTGACCTATGGCCGGGCCCTGCGCAAGGAGCGCAAGCACCGTCAGGCCATCCAGGTGCTGACGCCGGTGGCGCAGCAGTGCGACTCGCCCGAGGTCAGACCCCAGGCGCTCTATGTGCTGGGCTACTCGCAGTCCGTGGTGGACCCGGAGACCGCCATCTCCACCTATGCCACGCTGGCGCGGGACTATCCGGAGCATGGCTACGCCGACGATGCCCTCTTCTTCGAGGCATGGCTCGAGCAGCGGACCTTTCAGCCCGAGGTGGCCCTGGCGCACTACGAGGAAGTGGCTCGGCGCTACCCGGCGGGAAACTTCGCTTCCGAGGCCCTCTTCCGGGCGTTCTGGCTTCACCAGCGGGCAGGGGCTCCCGCGGCCGCGCTGGCGTCGCTTCAGGCGGTGGAGGAGTTGCCGCTCGTGGCGCGGACGGACGAGGCGCTCTGGAGAGCCCGGTACTGGCAGGCGAGGGTGCTGGAGTCCCAGAAGAACCTGGAGCCCGCGCTGAGCGCTTACGAGCGCATCGCCACCGAGCGCCCGGCGAGCTGGTACGGGATGCTGGCCCGCTCGCGGCTCGTGACGCTCTCGCCGGACCGTCTGGCGGCGTTCAAGTCCCCCTTCCAGAAGGCCCCGGCGGCGGTGGAAACCATCGACGAGGTTCCCACCGAGCTCTGGCCCCTGTCCTTGGGCTCCCTCAAGCGGGATGCCCGCTTCGCCGCGGGCGTGGAGTTGCTCCGGCTGGGGCTCCCCGGTGCGGTGGAGGAACTGCTCGCCGTGGACCACCGCTCGCTGTCGGAGGAGCCCGCGCGGCTGGTCTTCCAGATTCTCCAGCGCTCCGGGCGGGGATGGGCCGCGCGCCGGGTGGCCCGGACCTCGCTTCATGAAGAGGTGCGGGGGCCCTTGAGCCCCGCGTCCCGGCCCATCTGGGAGGCCACTTGGCCGCTCGCATACCGCTCCATCATCGAGCGCCAGGCCAAGGCGGCCCGGGTGGATCCGGATCTGCTGCAAGGGCTCATTCGCGAGGAGAGCCGGTTCAACCCCCGGGCGCGCTCCTCCACCGGCGCGCTGGGGCTCGCGCAGCTCATGCCCGCCACGGCGCGCGAAGTGGCCGCCTCGCTCCAGCTCCCGGCGGTGTCGGAACAGGTGCTGTTCCAGCCAGCCGACAATGTCCGGTTGGGCTCTGCCTACCTGGGCCAACTGCTCAAGCGCTTCGGAGGCAACCCAGCCTTCGCGGTGGCCGCCTACAACGCGGGCCCCATGGCGGTGGAGCGCTGGCAGCGGGCACTGCCTCAGGCGGAGCTCGACGAGTGGGTGGAGCACATCGCCTTCGAGGAGACACGCGAGTATGTGAAGCGCGTGCTGGGCAGCTACAGCGCTTATAAGTTGCTCTATGCCTCCGAGCCCCCCTTGCTGCGGATTGCCTCGCCTCAGATGACGGGAATGTAA